ACGGTATCCTCTATAACACTGAGATGGATACTCATAAATTCACTAAGCACTGAAATCCTAGGTGTTAGGTTTGCTGTGTATACGAAGCTGATTATACAACTGAAAAAATGCTAATTTATATGTTTACTAGGGAGAAATTTGTTCTAgactaagaaaaaagtgaagaacgaagtgtaattaaaggcatcaccccacgagtccggagtggtgcgggtttcaggtgagttatacCTATATGGGTCGTAGACCATGGTGAGTAGGAtgattccattttctttctgattgctggcccggaagatgcggcttcgagcgttgcggggcgctattttccacgagttcgattggagcgcaccagcgttgtgcacgctcgaagcagcatcttccgggccggtttttacagcaatgaggaagaaaatggacggaatcaccctcctcccaaaatctacgatcccgtataggtgTATCCATCGCCTCAAAAACTATCCCTCACCTGAAATCGgcgccaccccagattcgtggaatgatgcctttaagtagagCGCAAGAAATTTAAGCATGCATTTGAAGCTACTATGTTGTATCAGTaaagttgaaaagaattttaagaaaaaaaattgcaaatgaaaatcactgaaaattaaaataaattaaaaaatccaaagaaatcagattaaaaatttattagttAGCTCCCTGAATCTTATCTAACTTAACTACTTGAATTACATGCTATATGTAGTCagtatataatatttttctgaatatctGATCTTTGGCGGGATGTTTGGGGCTCAAATGGGCTATTTAGGTAGATACGATCCTTCAGAgcagttttttgtttgatatCTCCATTTTCTTTACTCTTTGGATTAATTTTATATCTTTTCTCTTGTGCTTTCCTTAGAAAGCTATTGACAAATTACTTAGAAAGAATCTGCGGCAACAAGCATTGAGCATTTCTCCTACCGGTCTTAGTTGTATGTTGCGAAACTAGTAACTAGTATAGTGTGAGAAAcatctcttcctctttttacATAACGTGTCTGGTAGTAACATTCAGTTCACATTCGTATTGCTAACTACTTTAAACATAGCATGATCGCTGCCTGCGGGAGGCTCTAGCGAAGCCAATCATTGGCCGTGAATTTCCCGAGTTTAGTGATTTGAGGCATTTGGTTCCAAAAGAGCCAACAGTTGTGTTTAAGTTGTTATGGAATACGGTGGATGTaggcagtcggtaagaggttttgCCGTCTCTGCACGAATGGTCGAAGTTTCGAGCTCATcctacaagcaaaaaaaacctttcatccttccgattggtcggtaaattggtaccagacttcacTGTGAGGACAAGAACACTGGCTTGATACATACATTACTCACTACTTTCAAAAGCTTCGAGGTAAATCCAGGATTTTTCCTTcctaatgtaaataaatgacaGCGGCGGTTGTAGCGCAATCAGCTAGGAGGTCCGCTGTGACCACACATTCAATATTTCTAAGCAGTTATAAGGCTAATCAAGCTATAAGGCTTTCATTCCTCCAGGATCGATActttggtaccaaacttgtctgggaggtttcgaaccctcgaccatgTGACTACAActgacctctaaccgactgcgccacacctgcCCTTTACAGGACAATTGTAAAGAAGAATTTGTTGAGGACCTCGGgtgctcatttcttttcacctATCATCCGTCATTCCCTTCGATCCTGATCgatcttcttttcttcgacgacttcttttaaaaaatggaataaagagtagagaaagagagaaaagagagaatatACCGGCTAGTGCGCGACACTCTGTTCGAGTGTTCACTCCGGCCGCATCCCGCGTCGACGCCGAAAGGGAGACGAAGAgtataaataaaggaaatcgTTTATTCAAATTCTTTCATCTATTCAACACACAGATACGATGCTCGACGACGataatatttcaatacatTAACTCGATTCAAAAcatgattttcctttttttcttttactcaaCACAAAAACTCGTCTATATGTTCACCACATCGACGGGTGCAACGCTCTGAAATCGTCGAGAAATTTTTGCGTCTCATCCTTGAATTTATTTGGATATTTTGCCTATAAGGAAATATTTAATAGTAAAAATTGCTCGTATCTTTAACCGGCCGCTCACCCTGATATAATCGAGGACACTGTAGACAACAAATACGTATAAGGATTCATTATTTATGGCCCATGCACGTTGATTTCGAAGCTCTTTGAAAAGTTCAACCATCTACAAATAGAACAAACACAATATAACaactaaatttcttttttcttcgaaaataaaaggaaagaaagaaatcagcTGCGTTATCCAAGGAATAAAGAACTACTAGACGGGCTCAGCTAAAAGAttaggtttgaaaaaaagagcattgcCGTCCATTTCAGAAATATGCACCTAGAAATactcaaaaaaatattgcaaattaTCATAATTGTACTCTATAAGTATTATATAACTGTGATTCATAATAAAAGGACTACTTGCGAATTTTCACGGCCCTCTGGAAATGCTGTGGATCATGAAGTAATGTACAAAGTTTTTCATGTGTCAAAAGACTGTAGCAGCCCAATTATCTATTCTGGAGGATAATTTCCtcaaatatgaagaaaaatttttgtaagaaTAGTAGAACTGTGACCACGTAAGAAGAATTTCTAAAGGCACTACTTCACAAAATTGATGATCTTAGCATTTTTGAGGCAATGCtgagaagaataaaatacGAAGAATTATATGGGATGGAGATTTCACATCCATGATTTTTAACCACAGCACGTTACAATATTTAAAGTTGCAAAATTTTATTGCAAATTGAATTCATTCTAATTTTGTCTTTCtgaagacagcgtatcatGCAAGTGACGATCCTGTGGATCTCTTCACGAATAGAAAGAGATTTGATCTAGTTCAGGAGGATCAGCCTGCTTACGGTCACTTCGTACCGTAATCCAGAAAGAGGCTTCTGAAGCAGTCTTGTGTGACCCAACTTTCCAACTTTTTGAGAGTAACAGAACTGCGCGACTGCGAATAGGGCGGTAGCACACTGTCTGCTGCTTATTTCAGTTATAGTAGGTGGACAACGGACGATACACAGATGAGGTTGCCCGCGTTCTATTACGttataagttgcatcgtatgGACGACGGGATCACATAAGGGTGTTTCACACACTTTCTTCCggattgagcgtgatcacactTACTATCCCCCATCTATTCGTGGATATACCAACACTGTCAGTTTGGTGATACTTTGGATTCTAACACAAACTGCTTGTTTTGAATCTGGTTCGAAACTGCAACGACGTAAATCGGACCTTTCAGCCTTCGGAACCGATAGATTAACACGGAACTCATCAGTGAGGATAATAACACTTAGATAGTTCACCTACGCCTAGTTTTCGgatgtcattgtatagaccagaaatgcgttcataaatctcagACTatgctgaattgaagtcgaatgcgttcccgcatcccaggcggattcaCTAACGCCACACCCTTTTGTCCTCTATATTTTCATGGACAAACGAAAGACTCTTACATCAACATGTTCACCAGTGAAGAGCTTCCGTAGAATAACATCGATCAATATAATACTGCCGGTACGACCGATCCCTGCTGAACAATGTACCACTATTGGACCACAGTCGAGCCTATTTGCCTAAAATCATTCAGGTATCATTTTGAGATATATTTTAAcaatcccaaaaaaaataattgccaAGTTCTACATTCTACTCACTACAACCATTCGGAGCAACCGCAGCACATGTCGCCCACTAGTAGGTACACCTTTATCTGGCCAATTTGACATGTGAATCATTTTAACAACATGAGAATCTGAGCATCCTTCCGGAACTAATTCAATAGTGTAGATTGGAAGCTTATTCTCGTACTCTatctaaattgaaaaataaaaagttctcGAATATCATAAGAAGTTCTGGCCCGACTCTCCAGAAACAGAAATCTGACCTTTTTTGTATTAACAAACATTTTGTCGTATGTCTTAAAACTTCCAGCAAACTCTGGCCAATACATTACGGACTTCATgctatccttttcttttttctaaacaaattATTTGTATCTAGTAACTCTTTGTTGCTATTTCATGTACAAATGACACGTTTGCAACTCAATCGATGAGCTGGTTTCTTTGAGTCTTCTTCCTTCCTCTTTGTACCGTCTGcgcaaatttatttttcacaaaaattcacttcttatttttacAACATTTTCTCTAACATTTCTATGACATTTCTCCATAGAATAACTTTATTTCCTTATGACTTTAttataactattattattttattattattatttattatattattcactatatattattatttatttataacttTATTTCGCTCTATGTGTTCTGATCATATTAGTTTGCCGTAAGAGTCTCTTCCAATGTTTCTAATGACCCTCTGTTTCCCGAGTATTGTAGTTATGTAACCGTACATACTTATACGTGTTGTAGTTTAAGCGGGTGTGCTAGCACCCTTTATGACTTCGCTGCATCTATTGCCGCACATCGTTTTGATCTTTATGCTAGTATGATATACCTTCTAGAAGGTAGGTACAGATAAGTTAAGGTGATGTTTGTGTTTTATACTAGTGTCATGGTAGCATCACACTAGCATAAAGATCAAAATTATGTACGGCAATATCACAGTTGGGGCTTGTAGGCAACTCAGCCCAATGCACGGATATTTTCTCTTGAAAGGTTTACGACCTGCCTTGCCAAACTCGAGACTAGCGACTGGATAATTTCTGTCGAGTTGACCACAGCAGCGGTTAATCGACAAGTTACAGGACAGTGTGGAGATAGACTAGTACGCCACTGGCAGGCTGTTAGCGACCACAGTTGGCTTTCACGATTCCACTTACgcctttccagaaattcagtCGATATGTGGTAGCCGACTGGCTGTCTGCTCTCGATTTTGCGAAGAGGAAAAGCATATGtatgctttcttcttctctttcttcaaagGACTCTAGGCTTTCTCAAGACGCTTATCGtcgaaaatgaaaagtgaCTCATGTACGAAAACTTTGTCAGGAAACAGTGGGCGGATCGGGATGTGGAGCACGAGCGGGTCTCGAAGCCCAGCCTCCACTCTTCTCCTGTGGTGGATAAAATACTGCGGGCCTCTGCATAGGAGGTATGCTATCAACATTAGACCCCCGTTCCACAACTACAGAGGACTGATGAGCCACATCGATCAAAAATATGGACTGGAGGTTAAAATCGCTTCCAATACGATAGCAAACGAGCAAACACGGCAAACATGATCTACGTCGAGATGGATATAATCGCTGTGATTGGTTGTTACTCCATCAATCTGACTGTAACACAGAAATCTCCAAAAACTGGTTTCTCAGCTATCTTCAGCACTTCTTGGAAGGaataatggaaagaaaaactgtggaCAACGAGAAGGTACTCGGGAGCTTCCGCACATCCTTCTAGGATGGAGAAGTCGACAAGCAACCCGAATGTTCCTTGAAGTGGTAAGCGGGAGTACTGCAAAGTTCTAATATCAGGCTTGTTATTTTTGGAATAGGGTGAAGtgtcattcaaaaaattagaaaggaCTTATGCGACAGCTTGATAGTATGCTGCTATTTACTTCTTTGTCACATTTATGAACTTCCTTCtacttttgttccttttcgttttcttctttgtaatTTCGTCATTCATTTTCGTCGAAGGCCGAgcatacaagtctgattgttgCCGTGGAAGCCCTGCTTccactaaacgcaatcaaaCATTTGAGAATACGGCTTGGGGGCATACGAGCCACACACCCCGCCCTGTCGCATGGGAAAAGCTTCCCACATATTGTTAGGGCATGGAGTCCAGCACCCTGTCAGACCCCATTCCCTAGCAGTTTAAACGCCTGAGGGAAGCATGAAATCTTCGGCAAAAATCATCCGTATCGTACCGTTAAACTGCCGGTCGCTGTCAAATGAACTCTAACAACCGCTCTGTCCAAACTGCTGCTACATTTGTATGCCCCGTTTGCTGCGTTGCAAAAAACACGCCCCAGGGATCACCCCGTCATCAGTATCGATAACTACACCATCTACTGTGGAGATGATAGAGAAAATCGATTAAGAGGGCACGCAATacctgtgaggaacgattgcAACAACCCATTGGAGGATTTTTAatcaacgtcgtcaagatgCGGAATCGTACGACTGCAGGATCGCAGACGACTCAAACTCTGGATGGTAAGTGCTTACGTGCTTACGCACCTACGGACACCGCTGTGGACTATAACGAGATCGTGTTTTATGATAAAATCGGTACGCTGATATACACGATATCTAGCCCTCTCCTGCTGAGATCCGATGTAAGGTCGTTCGTTCATCGTGCTGATTCTGTGTTAATCAAAAATCATCTTTTGAGAatgatatagtcgggtcaaaatgacatgaagcacggtgcatttgcataCGCGGCGAAACGGTGCTGTGGAGGGaacagttggaatcgaggtggtgggaccatcgcaaactgcagcgatgcgTGGTGCCAGCGAAGGatccagtacgctcctaaccgctacgccccaTCGCACCGCcacgagagaagccgcgtacggaactgcagtgcttcatgtcgttttgatcctactatagtTTGGAATACGCAACAACTGTAACGGATACCTGCCGTTCCTTGAACTAGGCTATGGATGTGAATCCGTACGTAAACACGATTATAGAATATGAGATGTCGCCTaatttctcctcaaaaaagCTCATAAACTAACATGGGTTAAATTCACAATGCTCGAACAACGTTCTTGGAAAACCATTCGCCAGAAGTCATCAATTGTATTTTCTAGTGGTGCCTAAAATGAATGGGTCACTTTTGTGCGGGAACTGATCACACACGCACTACACCGAGCCTTTTTTCCTACACTTCCCAAAGTCCAACTGATTTCAAACACCCAGTAGTTTCTACAATCTTTTCAAAGCTTTTAAATGTGAGCGGTTAGAAATTTTCATCGCCTTCGGTTTAACTTTCCTCTTTGATTTTTCGCAAGCCACTAATAAGAGCTGACTAGAAAACCTAAACCTACTGAGCCCTCTTCAGCGACATTGATCCCTTAGCTTCTACAAACATATCCCAACTCACTTTCAATAGAAATCCGATAATTACCTGGGTTGCGATAAAAGTTCGATCGTGTTTGTCAAACTTTACCCAATTCGCATGAATATAATCAGTGGATGGTGGCACGTCTTGGGTTAAACGTACACGAGTAGATTCCAAACAGATAACATCCTGAAAAGACACCGCCCTGTGCCTCGTCTCCTCAGAAATGCTGTCATTTAATACCGTAAAGCTGGTCCTTCCGCATAGGAATAAGATGATATGATTTCTAATCAGcaactttattttatctaGTAATTTTTACAGAGCAGTCGACCTAATGAAGGGAACAACTCCTTTGGGGGGTACCCGCAACACATTTTCAGTCATGCAGAGAGAGCGTGCGCGGCCGAGGACGCGTCGCGGCCACTCGGCTGAGCATATTCGATCCTGATTACACATTAAAGAGAACACTGGTATGGTAGATATTTGACCCTAGAATTCCCCTCATAACCGCCCAATCCTGAGAGCAAATTTCATACAGCgctctaggaaaaaaaaacttacgggGTATCGATTTCTCTTCTGATTGAGATTAAATGACTCGTATTTATACAAGTCATTAGGCGCTCTATAACTGGCCATTTTCTTGAATTCATCTTGAAATCCTTTTACTCCTTAACATCAACAATTGGCTAGTTGTTTTGAGGTATGATTGATCCTGTGCAAGACCCACCCTTGGATGCGGTAAGCTCCACGTATTCTTTGATGGTTTTGTCAATGGCTGTGGCACCATCGGCTTTAGGAAACCGGTTGCCAAGACGTGGATTAGGCCCATACGTCTAAAATTGACACGTAAGTCGCCCGTATCCCCTTCAATGGGGAAAACTAAAGTGATTAGAATCCTATTAGATCGTACTTGTTTCCTTCGCACTTGAACTACGGGGCTTTGGTCCACATCTCGCGAACCACTCAGGTTCTTTTTCGTTACCCCACGACTGAGCCGTTTCCTCTGAAAAGAAGGATCCAGCTTGACTTAAgtggaaataaacaaaatgaacGCTTCGCTCACCGCAAACATGAAGCGAACAAGGCTGAACAAGCTCGGGTCAATGTTAAGAAACTAATGGACTTCACCAGGAGAAATGATGTTGAGTGTTATGGAAGAGAAACAAACAACACGAAGCAACAAACAGGGTAATTTACGCCAAAAACGTCGACGTCCGCAGAAGTTTGACAACGAGGTTTTATCGGTGGGTAGATCCTAATTGTGAATGCTAATTCTTATAAAAGTCAAGCAGTCacaaaagaaaggagagaTTCTCTTCGAGAACACAACAACATTAGTAACTTCTGCTTTGTCTGACCGCGACAAAGCTATTCcaaacttcaaaaaagcatAGGAACGTTATtggccgatttttttttttagcttcatTCTCGAAGACTcccatattttcatttttagccAAAGAAGCAATGTACTTTTCGGAAACAATGTCACTTCATCCAACTAATTCAATTAATTCTGCTTTAAa
This is a stretch of genomic DNA from Necator americanus strain Aroian chromosome II, whole genome shotgun sequence. It encodes these proteins:
- a CDS encoding hypothetical protein (NECATOR_CHRII.G5180.T2), with product MFARKRLSRGVTKKNLSGSRDVDQSPVVQVRRKQTYGPNPRLGNRFPKADGATAIDKTIKEYVELTASKGVKGFQDEFKKMASYRAPNDLYKYESFNLNQKRNRYPDVICLESTRVRLTQDVPPSTDYIHANWVKFDKHDRTFIATQAPLENTIDDFWRMVFQERCSSIVNLTHKKEKDSMKSVMYWPEFAGSFKTYDKMFVNTKKIEYENKLPIYTIELVPEGCSDSHVVKMIHMSNWPDKGVPTSGRHVLRLLRMVVANRLDCGPIVVHCSAGIGRTGSIILIDVILRKLFTGEHVDMVELFKELRNQRAWAINNESLYVFVVYSVLDYIRSVAPVDVVNI
- a CDS encoding hypothetical protein (NECATOR_CHRII.G5180.T1), which codes for MFARKRLSRGVTKKNLSGSRDVDQSPVVQVRRKQTYGPNPRLGNRFPKADGATAIDKTIKEYVELTASKGVKGFQDEFKKMASYRAPNDLYKYESFNLNQKRNRYPDVICLESTRVRLTQDVPPSTDYIHANWVKFDKHDRTFIATQAPLENTIDDFWRMVFQERCSSIVNLTHKKEKDSMKSVMYWPEFAGSFKTYDKMFVNTKKIEYENKLPIYTIELVPEGCSDSHVVKMIHMSNWPDKGVPTSGRHVLRLLRMVVANRLDCGPIVVHCSAGIGRTGSIILIDVILRKLFTGEHVDMVELFKELRNQRAWAINNESLYVFVVYSVLDYIRAKYPNKFKDETQKFLDDFRALHPSMW